One segment of Triticum aestivum cultivar Chinese Spring chromosome 2A, IWGSC CS RefSeq v2.1, whole genome shotgun sequence DNA contains the following:
- the LOC123189984 gene encoding B3 domain-containing protein Os02g0683500, which yields MEFTAASSSSRLSKEEDEEEEGEEMEEEEASPREIPFMTAMTAAASSSSPTSASASSSAAAASASASGSGSPFRSSDGAGASGSGAGGGDVEVIDKEHMFDKVVTPSDVGKLNRLVIPKQHAEKYFPLDAAANEKGLLLSFEDRGGKLWRFRYSYWNSSQSYVMTKGWSRFVKEKRLDAGDTVSFCRGAADATRDRLFIDWKRRAELRDPHRLARLPMPMPTSSPYGPWGAGPGGFFMPPAPPATLYEHHRLRQGFDFRSISPAAPPRPQVLYFGSAGIFPHATMPPPQPQPPLHIAVQPSPPVTVGMPMVLDSTPLVNSPTAAAKRVRLFGVNLDNPHTHGGESSNDANALSLRMPGWQRPTQFRSLELPQHGAAGAESSAASSPSSSSSSKREAHSSLDLDL from the coding sequence atggagttcaccgccgcgtcCAGCAGCAGCAGGCTGTCgaaagaggaggacgaggaggaggagggggaggagatggaggaggaggaggcctccCCGCGTGAGATCCCCTTCATGACGGCCATGACGGcggccgcctcgtcctcctccccgacgtCCGCGTCCGCATCTTCTTCAGCGGCGGCGGCCTCCGCGTCGGCGTCTGGGTCGGGCTCTCCCTTCCGCTCGAGCGACGGCGCTGGGGCGTCTGGgagcggggcgggcggcggcgacgtggaGGTGATCGACAAGGAGCACATGTTCGACAAGGTGGTCACGCCGAGCGACGTGGGCAAGCTCAACCGGCTGGTGATCCCCAAGCAGCACGCCGAGAAGTACTTCCCTCTGGACGCGGCGGCCAACGAGAAGGGCCTGCTGCTCAGCTTCGAGGACCGCGGGGGCAAGCTCTGGCGCTTCCGCTACTCCTACTGGAACAGCAGCCAGAGCTACGTCATGACCAAGGGCTGGAGCCGCTTCGTCAAGGAGAAGCGCCTCGACGCCGGGGACACCGTCTCCTTCTGCCGCGGCGCCGCCGACGCCACGCGCGACCGCCTCTTCATCGACTGGAAGCGCCGCGCCGAACTCCGCGACCCGCACCGCCTCGCGCGCCTGCCCATGCCCATGCCCACCTCCTCTCCCTACGGCCCGTGGGGCGCCGGACCGGGCGGTTTCTTCATGCCGCCCGCGCCTCCAGCCACCCTCTACGAGCACCACCGCCTCCGCCAGGGCTTTGACTTCCGCAGCATCAGTCCCGCCGCTCCGCCGAGGCCGCAGGTGCTCTACTTCGGCTCCGCGGGAATTTTCCCGCACGCGACCATGCCGCCTCCGCAGCCGCAACCTCCGCTGCACATTGCGGTGCAACCGAGCCCGCCGGTCACGGTCGGCATGCCCATGGTCCTCGATTCGACGCCACTCGTCAACAGCCCGACGGCGGCCGCGAAGCGCGTGCGTCTGTTCGGAGTCAACCTCGACAACCCGCACACCCACGGCGGCGAGTCAAGCAACGATGCCAACGCATTGTCGCTGCGGATGCCGGGATGGCAAAGGCCGACACAGTTTAGGTCGCTGGAATTGCCCCAGCACGGTGCAGCCGGAGCGGAGTCGTCTGcggcctcgtcgccgtcgtcatcatcatcctccaaGAGAGAAGCGCATTCCTCCTTGGATCTCGATCTGTGA